Proteins encoded within one genomic window of Spodoptera frugiperda isolate SF20-4 chromosome 7, AGI-APGP_CSIRO_Sfru_2.0, whole genome shotgun sequence:
- the LOC118266160 gene encoding transcription factor HNF-4 homolog isoform X1 has protein sequence MPVLGYEMTSQELCPMYSTVDYMMGGQPHGWEKHSSNQYYGPVVRSPPQEARPVVTYNNEDSDMQLETSSSEASAASSAALSQHCAICGDRATGKHYGASSCDGCKGFFRRSVRKNHLYTCRFSRNCVVDKDKRNQCRYCRLRKCFKAGMKKEAVQNERDRINCRRPSYEEPTQANGLSVVSLLNAELLSRKVIDETNNITEAEISNCKLAKINDVCDSIKQQLLILVEWAKYIPAFTELHLDDQVALLRAHAGEHLLLGCARRSLHVSDVLLLGNNCIITKHNIDGRMDIDISMIGMRVMDEIVKPLREIDIDDTEFACLKAIVFFDPNAKGLSQPQKIKQLRYQIQINLEDYISDRQYDGRGRFGELLLCLPPLQSITWQMIEQIQFAKLFGVAHVDSLLQEMLLGGASTEAAIEEPSPEGAVDAASPMSSASSPPLVPQLPLPEPSFLEPFKQEPNMSPEHNTSMLKSADITLL, from the exons ATGCCGGTGCTCGGTTACGAAATGACGTCACAGGAGTTGTGTCCAATGTACAGCACAGTCGACTATATGATGGGTGGACAGCCACATGGCTGGGAGAAGCACTCCAGTAACCAATACTACGGGCCTGTGGTGCGCAGTCCGCCACAGGAGGCGCGGCCTGTCGTCACATACAATAACGAAG ACAGTGACATGCAGCTAGAGACGAGCAGTAGTGAGGCGAGTGCGGCGTCCTCCGCGGCCCTGTCGCAGCACTGCGCCATCTGCGGGGACCGCGCCACCGGCAAGCACTACGGGGCCTCCTCCTGCGACGGCTGCAAGGGATTCTTCAGGCGAAGCGTCAGGAAAAACCATCTATATACGTGCAG ATTCAGCAGAAACTGTGTGGTGGACAAAGACAAGAGGAATCAGTGCAGATACTGTAGACTAAGGAAATGTTTCAAAGCTGGGATGAAGAAAGAAG CGGTGCAAAACGAGCGGGATCGTATAAACTGCAGGCGGCCGTCGTACGAGGAGCCGACACAGGCGAACGGACTGTCAGTCGTGTCGCTACTCAACGCAGAGCTGCTCAGCAGGAAGGTTATAGATGAG acAAACAACATAACAGAAGCAGAGATAAGCAACTGCAAGTTGGCGAAAATAAACGACGTATGTGACTCTATAAAGCAGCAGCTGCTGATCCTGGTGGAGTGGGCCAAGTACATCCCGGCCTTCACGGAGCTGCACCTGGACGACCAGGTGGCGCTGCTGCGGGCCCACGCCGGGGAGCATCTACTGCTGGGCTGCGCGCGCCGCTCGCTGCATGTCAGCGACGTACTGCTGCTCGGGAATAATTGCATCATTACTAAACATAATATTG ACGGGCGCATGGACATAGACATCAGCATGATAGGCATGCGCGTGATGGACGAGATCGTGAAGCCGCTGCGGGAGATCGACATCGACGACACCGAGTTCGCGTGTCTCAAGGCCATCGTGTTCTTTGATCCTA ACGCGAAGGGTCTCTCCCAGCCGCAGAAGATAAAACAACTCCGCTATCAGATACAAATCAACCTAGAAGATTACATCAGCGACAGGCAGTACGATGGCCGCGGTCGCTTCGGCGAGCTACTGCTCTGCCTACCCCCCCTGCAGAGCATCACGTGGCAGATGATCGAACAGATCCAGTTCGCCAAGCTGTTCGGAGTGGCGCACGTCGACAGCTTGCTGCAGGAAATGCTGCTTGGAG GGGCATCAACAGAAGCGGCCATAGAGGAGCCTTCTCCCGAGGGTGCAGTGGACGCGGCGTCACCAATGTCCTCGGCATCCTCCCCACCACTCGTTCCCCAACTCCCACTACCGGAGCCCAGCTTCCTGGAACCCTTCAAGCAGGAACCCAACAT GAGCCCCGAACACAATACCAGCATGCTGAAGTCTGCAGACATTACACTGTTATAG
- the LOC118266153 gene encoding fanconi-associated nuclease 1-like, with protein sequence MSQQTRMTSFFQIQSKTLPVESNGCVNNKMNKRRSLSLKKPTTPSTSSTQITEAPQPPKKEETAVSQEDTIILSSDSEEEATPVKRPFKGISVRSIESLTADATPSSNSLTPESPNSSSVEPEASDSSSTTFVYNLSPGDVLSPPPSTPKAKRPNPSPGSSKKYFSPTKKKLSTVRTPVKRNLTNAFGDSALTSSPTDNFQTNQVDDKTSFLLSIVEKYLKSDTLRSFLAEESQVLLEKYTIIPNLGKDLICRLYWRTTTWYRLDDLFEIVNKKKEVKISSPDKLNLLSSLENYGLLTVAGTEGDSNMDFDDYVKLLKRQEVLKIAKELKLKIQSKQNAIEALRSYCKHKPISNFITGIKVKDNSSRVLDILKKETGRCYKLSQLAQDTFYKLYVLMYLGIDYSIIRDRQLELVLVYDKIQRDPYPIDKNMVVDDASCVFQDKEEFDRYFEAHMLYESYLKESSDKCEITKLAHALYKGLGEELMKRYKSLPPWLRRFTPPDLYIKIMAAGVEELKKSKTEEHYTLAVEVLDTILGQIAFRQHKRHEWYSEKALILHTHLDSYERAAETLLEALNSDMSEHMKDALRPRALKLATQRNIDLKETLRHKLQKHADKQTVFEKNLPGNHIYKQPVDNTNQRGKLQFELRNSEGRGRESAENYCITHYLNDGEYTKGEHWEGRIVTTIYTALFWDIIYSKPCGLTGIFMNHYQRYPLDMFSNHFYTNRKTLIDERLTFIQECNDEQLVAFLQTQWDKRPETVVSDMLRTIGRATICEVVFCLRPRGVADICRRLALDYGYSRSGFPDVTLWNISTRKIKFLEVKTDADKPSMKQLHWLKYLKDHGIDAGFCYIGVNTTRCKARSSASN encoded by the exons ATGAGTCAACAAACAAGAATGACTAGTTTTTTCCAAATCCAATCAAAGACGCTGCCTGTCGAATCAAACGGGTGCGTGAATAACAAGATGAATAAAAGGCGTAGTTTGAGTTTGAAGAAGCCAACAACTCCAAGCACTTCATCTACTCAGATAACTGAGGCACCGCAGCCTCCGAAAAAGGAGGAAACTGCAGTAAGTCAAGAGGACACTATAATTTTATCAAGTGACAGTGAGGAGGAAGCAACTCCAGTGAAGAGGCCATTCAAAGGAATATCTGTGAGAAGCATAGAGTCACTGACAGCAGATGCGACACCATCTTCCAACTCACTCACTCCGGAGTCTCCCAACTCCAGTTCTGTAGAACCTGAGGCATCAGACTCATCATCAACTACATTTGTATATAACTTGTCTCCTGGAGATGTGCTTAGTCCACCACCCAGTACTCCCAAAGCAAAGCGTCCCAACCCAAGTCCAGGATCAAGTAAGAAATACTTTTCACCAACTAAAAAGAAGCTTTCTACAGTAAGAACTCCAGTTAAACGAAATTTGACTAATGCATTTGGGGACTCTGCTCTTACCTCGAGTCCTACAGACAATTTTCAAACAAACCAAGTGGATGATAAAA ctTCCTTTCTCCTGTCTATTGTTGAGAAGTATCTGAAGTCTGATACTCTAAGATCATTCCTGGCAGAAGAATCACAAGTTCTCCTAgagaaatatacaataatacCAAACCTTGGGAAGGATCTGATTTGCCGTTTGTACTGGCGCACCACTACTTGGTACCGCCTGGATGATCTTTTCGAAatagtaaataagaaaaaagaagtaAAGATAAGCAGTCCGGATAAGTTAAATTTGCTTTCCAGCTTGGAAAATTATGGTCTCCTCACCGTAGCTGGAACTGAAG GTGATTCAAACATGGATTTCGATGACTATGTGAAACTTTTGAAGAGACAAGAAGttttaaaaatagccaaagaGCTAAAACTAAAGATTCAGAGTAAACAGAATGCTATTGAAGCTCTGAGGAGTTACTGTAAACACAAACCTATCAGTAACTTCATAACAGGAATAAAAGTGAAAGATAATAGCAGCAGAGTTTTAGATAT cttaaaaaaagaaacaggtCGCTGTTACAAGCTGTCCCAGTTGGCACAAGATACCTTCTACAAACTGTATGTGTTAATGTACTTGGGCATTGACTACAGCATCATAAGAGATCGGCAACTGGAACTGGTGCTGGTATACGACAAAATTCAAAGGGATCCCTATCCGATTGATAAGAATATGGTTGTTGATGATGCGAGCTGTGTGTTCCAAGATAAAGAAGAATTtgacag GTACTTCGAAGCACATATGTTGTACGAGAGTTATTTGAAGGAATCTTCAGACAAGTGTGAAATAACAAAACTAGCTCACGCCTTGTACAAGGGACTGGGAGAGGAGCTTATGAAACG GTACAAATCACTACCACCATGGCTACGTAGATTTACACCTCCAGATCTCTACATCAAAATAATGGCTGCTGGAGTTGAAGAACTGAAGAAATCCAAAACTGAGGAGCATTATACGCTAGCAGTGGAGGTACTGGACACTATACTCGGACAGATCGCGTTCAGGCAACACAAGAGACATGAGTGGTACTCGGAGAAGGCTCTTATACTACACACCCATTTGGATAGCTATGAAAGG gctGCAGAGACATTACTGGAAGCATTGAATTCAGATATGTCTGAGCATATGAAAGACGCGTTACGTCCTCGCGCGCTGAAGCTCGCCACCCAACGCAATATAGACTTGAAGGAAACATTGAGACATAAATTACAGAAGCATGCAGACAAACAAACTGTATTTGAGAAAAATCTGCCAGGAAACCATATATACAAGCAACCTGTGGA TAATACCAATCAGAGGGGCAAGCTACAGTTCGAGCTGCGCAATTCAGAAGGTCGAGGCAGAGAGTCTGCTGAGAACTACTGCATTACTCATTATCTTAATGATGGAGAATACACCAAAG GGGAGCACTGGGAAGGTCGTATAGTGACGACGATATACACTGCGTTATTCTGGGACATCATCTACAGCAAGCCGTGTGGTTTGACCGGCATCTTCATGAACCACTACCAGCGGTACCCACTCGATATGTTCTCAAACCACTTCTATACCAACCGCAAGACTTTGATCGACGAGAGACTGACTTTCATACAGGAGTGTAATGATGAACAATTGGTGGCTTTCTTGCAAACCCAGTGGGATAAACGGCCTGAAA CTGTGGTATCAGACATGCTGCGTACGATTGGACGGGCGACCATTTGTGAGGTGGTGTTCTGTCTGCGCCCGCGCGGGGTCGCGGACATATGTCGCCGTCTGGCACTCGACTACGGGTACTCGCGGAGTGGCTTCCCCGATGTTACTCTTTGGAACATATCTACTAGAAAG ATAAAGTTCCTCGAAGTGAAGACTGATGCAGACAAGCCGTCAATGAAGCAGTTACATTGGCTGAAGTACCTGAAAGACCATGGGATTGATGCTGGCTTCTGTTACATAGGAGTCAATACCACTCGGTGCAAAGCTAGATCTTCTGCATCCAACTAG
- the LOC118266160 gene encoding hepatocyte nuclear factor 4-gamma isoform X4 encodes MRSDVLAPSELEGTDYLLSSTMRLEDSFLQILDSDMQLETSSSEASAASSAALSQHCAICGDRATGKHYGASSCDGCKGFFRRSVRKNHLYTCRFSRNCVVDKDKRNQCRYCRLRKCFKAGMKKEAVQNERDRINCRRPSYEEPTQANGLSVVSLLNAELLSRKVIDETNNITEAEISNCKLAKINDVCDSIKQQLLILVEWAKYIPAFTELHLDDQVALLRAHAGEHLLLGCARRSLHVSDVLLLGNNCIITKHNIDGRMDIDISMIGMRVMDEIVKPLREIDIDDTEFACLKAIVFFDPNAKGLSQPQKIKQLRYQIQINLEDYISDRQYDGRGRFGELLLCLPPLQSITWQMIEQIQFAKLFGVAHVDSLLQEMLLGEAAIEEPSPEGAVDAASPMSSASSPPLVPQLPLPEPSFLEPFKQEPNMSPEHNTSMLKSADITLL; translated from the exons ACAGTGACATGCAGCTAGAGACGAGCAGTAGTGAGGCGAGTGCGGCGTCCTCCGCGGCCCTGTCGCAGCACTGCGCCATCTGCGGGGACCGCGCCACCGGCAAGCACTACGGGGCCTCCTCCTGCGACGGCTGCAAGGGATTCTTCAGGCGAAGCGTCAGGAAAAACCATCTATATACGTGCAG ATTCAGCAGAAACTGTGTGGTGGACAAAGACAAGAGGAATCAGTGCAGATACTGTAGACTAAGGAAATGTTTCAAAGCTGGGATGAAGAAAGAAG CGGTGCAAAACGAGCGGGATCGTATAAACTGCAGGCGGCCGTCGTACGAGGAGCCGACACAGGCGAACGGACTGTCAGTCGTGTCGCTACTCAACGCAGAGCTGCTCAGCAGGAAGGTTATAGATGAG acAAACAACATAACAGAAGCAGAGATAAGCAACTGCAAGTTGGCGAAAATAAACGACGTATGTGACTCTATAAAGCAGCAGCTGCTGATCCTGGTGGAGTGGGCCAAGTACATCCCGGCCTTCACGGAGCTGCACCTGGACGACCAGGTGGCGCTGCTGCGGGCCCACGCCGGGGAGCATCTACTGCTGGGCTGCGCGCGCCGCTCGCTGCATGTCAGCGACGTACTGCTGCTCGGGAATAATTGCATCATTACTAAACATAATATTG ACGGGCGCATGGACATAGACATCAGCATGATAGGCATGCGCGTGATGGACGAGATCGTGAAGCCGCTGCGGGAGATCGACATCGACGACACCGAGTTCGCGTGTCTCAAGGCCATCGTGTTCTTTGATCCTA ACGCGAAGGGTCTCTCCCAGCCGCAGAAGATAAAACAACTCCGCTATCAGATACAAATCAACCTAGAAGATTACATCAGCGACAGGCAGTACGATGGCCGCGGTCGCTTCGGCGAGCTACTGCTCTGCCTACCCCCCCTGCAGAGCATCACGTGGCAGATGATCGAACAGATCCAGTTCGCCAAGCTGTTCGGAGTGGCGCACGTCGACAGCTTGCTGCAGGAAATGCTGCTTGGAG AAGCGGCCATAGAGGAGCCTTCTCCCGAGGGTGCAGTGGACGCGGCGTCACCAATGTCCTCGGCATCCTCCCCACCACTCGTTCCCCAACTCCCACTACCGGAGCCCAGCTTCCTGGAACCCTTCAAGCAGGAACCCAACAT GAGCCCCGAACACAATACCAGCATGCTGAAGTCTGCAGACATTACACTGTTATAG
- the LOC118266160 gene encoding transcription factor HNF-4 homolog isoform X5 — MGLCDEDSDMQLETSSSEASAASSAALSQHCAICGDRATGKHYGASSCDGCKGFFRRSVRKNHLYTCRFSRNCVVDKDKRNQCRYCRLRKCFKAGMKKEAVQNERDRINCRRPSYEEPTQANGLSVVSLLNAELLSRKVIDETNNITEAEISNCKLAKINDVCDSIKQQLLILVEWAKYIPAFTELHLDDQVALLRAHAGEHLLLGCARRSLHVSDVLLLGNNCIITKHNIDGRMDIDISMIGMRVMDEIVKPLREIDIDDTEFACLKAIVFFDPNAKGLSQPQKIKQLRYQIQINLEDYISDRQYDGRGRFGELLLCLPPLQSITWQMIEQIQFAKLFGVAHVDSLLQEMLLGGASTEAAIEEPSPEGAVDAASPMSSASSPPLVPQLPLPEPSFLEPFKQEPNMSPEHNTSMLKSADITLL; from the exons ACAGTGACATGCAGCTAGAGACGAGCAGTAGTGAGGCGAGTGCGGCGTCCTCCGCGGCCCTGTCGCAGCACTGCGCCATCTGCGGGGACCGCGCCACCGGCAAGCACTACGGGGCCTCCTCCTGCGACGGCTGCAAGGGATTCTTCAGGCGAAGCGTCAGGAAAAACCATCTATATACGTGCAG ATTCAGCAGAAACTGTGTGGTGGACAAAGACAAGAGGAATCAGTGCAGATACTGTAGACTAAGGAAATGTTTCAAAGCTGGGATGAAGAAAGAAG CGGTGCAAAACGAGCGGGATCGTATAAACTGCAGGCGGCCGTCGTACGAGGAGCCGACACAGGCGAACGGACTGTCAGTCGTGTCGCTACTCAACGCAGAGCTGCTCAGCAGGAAGGTTATAGATGAG acAAACAACATAACAGAAGCAGAGATAAGCAACTGCAAGTTGGCGAAAATAAACGACGTATGTGACTCTATAAAGCAGCAGCTGCTGATCCTGGTGGAGTGGGCCAAGTACATCCCGGCCTTCACGGAGCTGCACCTGGACGACCAGGTGGCGCTGCTGCGGGCCCACGCCGGGGAGCATCTACTGCTGGGCTGCGCGCGCCGCTCGCTGCATGTCAGCGACGTACTGCTGCTCGGGAATAATTGCATCATTACTAAACATAATATTG ACGGGCGCATGGACATAGACATCAGCATGATAGGCATGCGCGTGATGGACGAGATCGTGAAGCCGCTGCGGGAGATCGACATCGACGACACCGAGTTCGCGTGTCTCAAGGCCATCGTGTTCTTTGATCCTA ACGCGAAGGGTCTCTCCCAGCCGCAGAAGATAAAACAACTCCGCTATCAGATACAAATCAACCTAGAAGATTACATCAGCGACAGGCAGTACGATGGCCGCGGTCGCTTCGGCGAGCTACTGCTCTGCCTACCCCCCCTGCAGAGCATCACGTGGCAGATGATCGAACAGATCCAGTTCGCCAAGCTGTTCGGAGTGGCGCACGTCGACAGCTTGCTGCAGGAAATGCTGCTTGGAG GGGCATCAACAGAAGCGGCCATAGAGGAGCCTTCTCCCGAGGGTGCAGTGGACGCGGCGTCACCAATGTCCTCGGCATCCTCCCCACCACTCGTTCCCCAACTCCCACTACCGGAGCCCAGCTTCCTGGAACCCTTCAAGCAGGAACCCAACAT GAGCCCCGAACACAATACCAGCATGCTGAAGTCTGCAGACATTACACTGTTATAG
- the LOC118266160 gene encoding hepatocyte nuclear factor 4-gamma isoform X2 codes for MPVLGYEMTSQELCPMYSTVDYMMGGQPHGWEKHSSNQYYGPVVRSPPQEARPVVTYNNEDSDMQLETSSSEASAASSAALSQHCAICGDRATGKHYGASSCDGCKGFFRRSVRKNHLYTCRFSRNCVVDKDKRNQCRYCRLRKCFKAGMKKEAVQNERDRINCRRPSYEEPTQANGLSVVSLLNAELLSRKVIDETNNITEAEISNCKLAKINDVCDSIKQQLLILVEWAKYIPAFTELHLDDQVALLRAHAGEHLLLGCARRSLHVSDVLLLGNNCIITKHNIDGRMDIDISMIGMRVMDEIVKPLREIDIDDTEFACLKAIVFFDPNAKGLSQPQKIKQLRYQIQINLEDYISDRQYDGRGRFGELLLCLPPLQSITWQMIEQIQFAKLFGVAHVDSLLQEMLLGEAAIEEPSPEGAVDAASPMSSASSPPLVPQLPLPEPSFLEPFKQEPNMSPEHNTSMLKSADITLL; via the exons ATGCCGGTGCTCGGTTACGAAATGACGTCACAGGAGTTGTGTCCAATGTACAGCACAGTCGACTATATGATGGGTGGACAGCCACATGGCTGGGAGAAGCACTCCAGTAACCAATACTACGGGCCTGTGGTGCGCAGTCCGCCACAGGAGGCGCGGCCTGTCGTCACATACAATAACGAAG ACAGTGACATGCAGCTAGAGACGAGCAGTAGTGAGGCGAGTGCGGCGTCCTCCGCGGCCCTGTCGCAGCACTGCGCCATCTGCGGGGACCGCGCCACCGGCAAGCACTACGGGGCCTCCTCCTGCGACGGCTGCAAGGGATTCTTCAGGCGAAGCGTCAGGAAAAACCATCTATATACGTGCAG ATTCAGCAGAAACTGTGTGGTGGACAAAGACAAGAGGAATCAGTGCAGATACTGTAGACTAAGGAAATGTTTCAAAGCTGGGATGAAGAAAGAAG CGGTGCAAAACGAGCGGGATCGTATAAACTGCAGGCGGCCGTCGTACGAGGAGCCGACACAGGCGAACGGACTGTCAGTCGTGTCGCTACTCAACGCAGAGCTGCTCAGCAGGAAGGTTATAGATGAG acAAACAACATAACAGAAGCAGAGATAAGCAACTGCAAGTTGGCGAAAATAAACGACGTATGTGACTCTATAAAGCAGCAGCTGCTGATCCTGGTGGAGTGGGCCAAGTACATCCCGGCCTTCACGGAGCTGCACCTGGACGACCAGGTGGCGCTGCTGCGGGCCCACGCCGGGGAGCATCTACTGCTGGGCTGCGCGCGCCGCTCGCTGCATGTCAGCGACGTACTGCTGCTCGGGAATAATTGCATCATTACTAAACATAATATTG ACGGGCGCATGGACATAGACATCAGCATGATAGGCATGCGCGTGATGGACGAGATCGTGAAGCCGCTGCGGGAGATCGACATCGACGACACCGAGTTCGCGTGTCTCAAGGCCATCGTGTTCTTTGATCCTA ACGCGAAGGGTCTCTCCCAGCCGCAGAAGATAAAACAACTCCGCTATCAGATACAAATCAACCTAGAAGATTACATCAGCGACAGGCAGTACGATGGCCGCGGTCGCTTCGGCGAGCTACTGCTCTGCCTACCCCCCCTGCAGAGCATCACGTGGCAGATGATCGAACAGATCCAGTTCGCCAAGCTGTTCGGAGTGGCGCACGTCGACAGCTTGCTGCAGGAAATGCTGCTTGGAG AAGCGGCCATAGAGGAGCCTTCTCCCGAGGGTGCAGTGGACGCGGCGTCACCAATGTCCTCGGCATCCTCCCCACCACTCGTTCCCCAACTCCCACTACCGGAGCCCAGCTTCCTGGAACCCTTCAAGCAGGAACCCAACAT GAGCCCCGAACACAATACCAGCATGCTGAAGTCTGCAGACATTACACTGTTATAG
- the LOC118265749 gene encoding dynein light chain Tctex-type 5-A — translation MSREYRKFSLGANSNIIGRRVSLKPYLRNKPVRIYQPTYRLNPKKRFDAEKIEKVLKRIVDGELIEIEYSEKVVPDLCLNLAEMIRNAIKEENYDRYRIIVSVCIGQKRQQSVHIFHTFLWDHERDAFASYNYENPHIFANVVVYGVYLD, via the exons ATGTCTCGTGAATATAGAAAATTTTCTTTAGGTGCAAACAGTAATATAATTGGCAGGCGTGTGAGCTTGAAACCGTACCTGCGTAATAAGCCA GTCCGGATTTATCAACCTACATACCGACTTAATCCAAAGAAACGCTTTGATGCCGAGAAAATAGAAAAAGTTCTCAAGAGGATCGTGGATGGGGAGTTAATTGAGATTGAATACAGCGAGAAAGTAGTTCCAGATTTATGTTTAAACCTCGCCGAGATGATACGTAACGCCATTAAAGAAGAAAACTATGACAG GTACAGAATCATTGTGAGTGTGTGTATCGGTCAAAAACGGCAGCAGAGTGTCCATATCTTCCATACGTTCTTATGGGACCACGAACGTGATGCCTTTGCCTCGTACAATTACGAGAATCCCCATATATTTGCTAATGTAGTTGTCTATGGAGTGTATCTagattaa
- the LOC118266160 gene encoding transcription factor HNF-4 homolog isoform X3: MRSDVLAPSELEGTDYLLSSTMRLEDSFLQILDSDMQLETSSSEASAASSAALSQHCAICGDRATGKHYGASSCDGCKGFFRRSVRKNHLYTCRFSRNCVVDKDKRNQCRYCRLRKCFKAGMKKEAVQNERDRINCRRPSYEEPTQANGLSVVSLLNAELLSRKVIDETNNITEAEISNCKLAKINDVCDSIKQQLLILVEWAKYIPAFTELHLDDQVALLRAHAGEHLLLGCARRSLHVSDVLLLGNNCIITKHNIDGRMDIDISMIGMRVMDEIVKPLREIDIDDTEFACLKAIVFFDPNAKGLSQPQKIKQLRYQIQINLEDYISDRQYDGRGRFGELLLCLPPLQSITWQMIEQIQFAKLFGVAHVDSLLQEMLLGGASTEAAIEEPSPEGAVDAASPMSSASSPPLVPQLPLPEPSFLEPFKQEPNMSPEHNTSMLKSADITLL; encoded by the exons ACAGTGACATGCAGCTAGAGACGAGCAGTAGTGAGGCGAGTGCGGCGTCCTCCGCGGCCCTGTCGCAGCACTGCGCCATCTGCGGGGACCGCGCCACCGGCAAGCACTACGGGGCCTCCTCCTGCGACGGCTGCAAGGGATTCTTCAGGCGAAGCGTCAGGAAAAACCATCTATATACGTGCAG ATTCAGCAGAAACTGTGTGGTGGACAAAGACAAGAGGAATCAGTGCAGATACTGTAGACTAAGGAAATGTTTCAAAGCTGGGATGAAGAAAGAAG CGGTGCAAAACGAGCGGGATCGTATAAACTGCAGGCGGCCGTCGTACGAGGAGCCGACACAGGCGAACGGACTGTCAGTCGTGTCGCTACTCAACGCAGAGCTGCTCAGCAGGAAGGTTATAGATGAG acAAACAACATAACAGAAGCAGAGATAAGCAACTGCAAGTTGGCGAAAATAAACGACGTATGTGACTCTATAAAGCAGCAGCTGCTGATCCTGGTGGAGTGGGCCAAGTACATCCCGGCCTTCACGGAGCTGCACCTGGACGACCAGGTGGCGCTGCTGCGGGCCCACGCCGGGGAGCATCTACTGCTGGGCTGCGCGCGCCGCTCGCTGCATGTCAGCGACGTACTGCTGCTCGGGAATAATTGCATCATTACTAAACATAATATTG ACGGGCGCATGGACATAGACATCAGCATGATAGGCATGCGCGTGATGGACGAGATCGTGAAGCCGCTGCGGGAGATCGACATCGACGACACCGAGTTCGCGTGTCTCAAGGCCATCGTGTTCTTTGATCCTA ACGCGAAGGGTCTCTCCCAGCCGCAGAAGATAAAACAACTCCGCTATCAGATACAAATCAACCTAGAAGATTACATCAGCGACAGGCAGTACGATGGCCGCGGTCGCTTCGGCGAGCTACTGCTCTGCCTACCCCCCCTGCAGAGCATCACGTGGCAGATGATCGAACAGATCCAGTTCGCCAAGCTGTTCGGAGTGGCGCACGTCGACAGCTTGCTGCAGGAAATGCTGCTTGGAG GGGCATCAACAGAAGCGGCCATAGAGGAGCCTTCTCCCGAGGGTGCAGTGGACGCGGCGTCACCAATGTCCTCGGCATCCTCCCCACCACTCGTTCCCCAACTCCCACTACCGGAGCCCAGCTTCCTGGAACCCTTCAAGCAGGAACCCAACAT GAGCCCCGAACACAATACCAGCATGCTGAAGTCTGCAGACATTACACTGTTATAG